One Oncorhynchus kisutch isolate 150728-3 unplaced genomic scaffold, Okis_V2 scaffold1192, whole genome shotgun sequence genomic window, TAGCCGATGCGAGATGGTAATAGATATGCTGTAACTGAGGAAACTTATTCCCACAAACATCCAGCACAGCCCAATGACTGATCCATTCTACTCACCCGCAGTCCAGACACTGTGGGAAGATCTGTGTCTGGGGAGCTGGCAGTGATCCTCTGTGTGGCAATGACACCTGcagggatgggagaggggggggggaaatcaaCTGGAAAACCCTGGTGGCTGTGTTTCGGACACTGGTGGCCAGCCTTGGCTGCGTTTCAGACACTGGTGGACATTGGCTGCGTTTCAGACACTGGTGGCCAGCCTTGGCTGCGTTTCGGACACTGGTGGCCAGCCTTGGCTGCGTTTCGGACACTGGTGGCCAGCCTTGGCTGCGTTTCGGACACTGGTGGCCAGCCTTGGCTGCGTTTCGGACACTGGTGGCCAGCCTTGGCTGCGTTTCGGACACTGGTGGCCAGCCTTGGCTGCGTTTCGGACACTGGTGGCCAGCCTTGGCTGCGTTTCGGACACTGGTGGCCAGCCTTGGCTGCGTTTCGGACACTGGTGGCCAGCCTTGGCTGCGTTTCGGACACTGGTGGCCAGCCTTGGCTGCGTTTCGGACACTGGTGGCCAGCCTTGGCTGCGTTTCGGACACTGGTGGCCAGCCTTGGCTGCGTTTCGGACACTGGTGGCCAGCCTTGGCTGCGTTTCGGACACTGGTGGCCAGCCTTGGCTGCGTTTCGGACACTGGTGGCCAGCCTTGGCTGCGTTTCGGACACTGGTGGCCAGCCTTGGCTGCGTTTCGGACACTGGTGGCCAGCCTTGGCTGCGTTTCGGACACTGGTGGCCAGCCTTGGCTGCGTTTCGGACACTGGTGGCCAGCCTTGGCTGCGTTTCGGACACTGGTGGCCAGCCTTGGCTGCGTTTCGGACACTGGTGGCCAGCCTTGGCTGCGTTTCGGACACTGGTGGCCAGCCTTGGCTGCGTTTCGGACACTGGTGGCCAGCCTTGGCTGCGTTTCGGACACTGGTGGCCAGCCTTGGCTGCGTTTCGGACACTGGTGGCCAGCCTTGGCTGCGTTTCGGACACTGGTGGCCAGCCTTGGCTGCGTTTCGGACACTGGTGGCCAGCCTTGGCTGCGTTTCGGACACTGGTGGCCAGCCTTGGCTGCGTTTCGGACACTGGTGGCCAGCCTTGGCTGCGTTTCGGACACTGGTGGCCAGCCTTGGCTGCGTTTCGGACACTGGTGGCCAGCCTTGGCTGCGTTTCGGACACTGGTGGCCAGCCTTGGCTGCGTTTCGGATACTGGTGGCCAGCCTTGGCTGCGTTTCGGACACTGGTGGCCAGCCTTGGCTGCGTTTCGGACACTGGTGGCCAGCCTTGGCTGCGTTTCGGACACTGGTGGCCAGCCTTGGCTGCGTTTCGGACACTGGTGGCCAGCCTTGGCTGCGTTTCATGCTCCTCAAAGCATAGCCAGCAGATATGACCTGCTTGCTTACAGCCGCAATAGGGTCAGACAGCATTCCTGTGTATATTAAGACACGGTGGAACCAGCTTGAGATAGTACCTCAATTCAGGGATGAGAAATGTGCTGTACTCCAAATTGTCCGGTTATAAAGAGAAGATTGAATGACTGCTAACAACGAGCAGTTCAATCGTTCAATCTTCTCTGTGTAAGAGTTGGGATAATTGGAACACTCAGAGTAAAAACGCGTTTCTGGATTGAGGTATGTTTTCCGAGCCATATCTCGCTCCAGTTCTGTAGTGTCTTAATATACACATGAATGCTGTCCGACCCTAGTGCAGCTGTAAACAAGCGGGTCGGATCTGCCAGCTATTAAAAACAATGCTTAGATGGTTACCTGCAGCGCTGAATCCCTTCACCAAGGCATGGGCCAACTGACCCGCTCCGATGAACCCCACGCTCATTCTGAAGTTTCTGTTGTTGCTGTGAAGAAAAAAGGACACTGGTAATATCAAGAGACATAAAGGTATACGCAATTACACCCGCCTTGTgtaaacaacaaagaatatgtAGCATTTACAGTAAACAGTAGTTACTTCCTGATAACAAATGGAATCACAATTACATGCCGTTATGACACAGTTGAAGCAATGGCGACAGCTTCCTGCAACGAAGTAGCCTAAATATTTGACAGACGAATCAAACTTACGGGTGTTGCGACGAATGTATAAATGGTTTCCTTTTCCAATGTTGCCGCCAAACATATAGTTCAACAGAGTTACAGTTGTAACAGCGTTAACATGATTTCCACCCCAAAAACCGACTATGATAATGACATGCGAAGTGACCAATAGACTGAGAGTGTCGCTAAACGTCTAACCAATGACAGTGGCAGCATTCATTTATTGTACAGTTATGGGTGGGTTCTGTAAGGTGTGTACAGCCAGTTGCATCAGCCTTGCAAGTACAGTGGGCGTGGAGAAGAAACCTCTAGGTTACGTTCCAGATCATGCCCTTCTAGTGGCTGAATCCGGAAGAGCATTCATTACCTAAGTATAAAAGCGCCGTCCTTTTATTTACTGCCTTAACACATCGACGTGTTAGTGATAAAATATACTATCAAGGTATTTGCTTCTCTATTTCAGGACACTAATCCTAAAAGGCAGTTAGGCCTATTATAATTCACTCATACATTAGGGAATTATAATGTTGAGATGGTGTTTTCACCATTTAAACGGTAGACTAGTACCAGCATTGTTTTGGGTGTCAGTtgaggacaggtgaggacagaACAGTTTGAACAGAGCCATCATGGTTTCTTGGCCCCCATTAATCCTAATCAATTCTTCATTAATAAAGGGCATTTTAGTCCAGTAAACCAGTCCATACATCACAGGCTATAATGCTATACAAATGTAAGATCACAGATCCCCTGACAGAGCAGCATTTTGTGTCAGAAACAAAACCTAATATATCTGATTGACTAGATGCATCAGTAATGTTTATGCCTATTACTAGCTAGTCTGCAGCCCACTGTTCATGAAggtggagacaagaggagagagatgaacaaGTGCACAGACTAAACAATCTGTTCATTTTAATGACATTTTGAATATTCACAAGTTTCAGAACTTTTCTATGGGTTTAAATCATTGAGTACATCGCATGGCTGTCATTACAATACAGTGttcagggatgtttttcagtgcagACATCACATATCAAATAGTGGTAGCTGTACCTATGCAGTCAATTCCATAACCTcccccccttacacacacacacacacacacacacacacacacacacacacacacacacacacacacacacacacacactatatattaCCAATTTCTTATTGACAGTTGATACACTGAACATTCAGCTCATAATGAATCTACACACTGACTGAACTTGGACTAAAACAAGAGGAGCTGAAGTTGAAACATGCAGTTGGGTGTTAGTATAAACACCAAAAGTACTCAATGATGGAAAGCCAattcaacacacaacacacaacacattacatTGTTTATATATTATTGTCATTATTTTAAAAAACATCTTAGTTAAGATAAAAGTTTATTGAAACACAATAAATGAAACAGACTATTTCAAGACATGAAAACAACCCAGTGATGATTTATGACGTCCTTCGATACATAATGGCCGACATGTTCAGAGAACAAAAGCAAAGTACAGAAATGACCATGAACCTCGTTATAATCTTGAAAATGTTTTTCAACAATGTGCATTATTAGAAGGCGACTACATTTTATTGATTGCTCGGTTTACTAAACCTTATAATAGCTTCTTTATAACACAGATTGTAGAGGAAAAGTTTCAGTTTAAATCACACTGCCAGACTGAGGTTTACAGAGTTCTTTCGCATTTAGCACATCGCTTTTGCACTACGAAAATGTCGCCCAACATGTTCAAAGCTCTGAATTAAACCAATGTACTGCACCATTAGACAGAGTGCCTACAACAGTGCTGGCCCCTTGTCTCAGGTTTGTCTTAGAGATTATAATACTGATATGACTGATAATAGTGTTAAGGAATACACTGATGTTAAGACACAACACTGATGTTAAGACATAACCCTAATGTTAAGACGTAACACTGATGTTAAGACATAACCCTAATGTTAAGAGTAACACTGATGTTAACTAAAGACACAActgtgaagcttacagggctaagtgccacaaacacagttaactacccacactgaaaggagggaagaagggctacctaagtatgattcccaatcagagacaacgatagacagctgttcctgattgagaaccatacccggccaaaacaaaaaatagaatgcccaccccacatcacaccctgacctaaccaaataaaacgtctctctaaggtcagggcgtgacacactgaTGTTAAGAAAGATGTAACACTGATGTTAAGAAAGACGTAACactgattttaagaaagacaGCACTGATGTTAAGAAAGACATAACACTGATGTTAAGAAAGACAACACTGATGTTAAGAATGACAACACTGATGTTAAGACATAACACTGATGTTAAGAAAGACAGCACTGATGTTAAGAAAGACAACACTGATGTTAAGAAAGACAGCACTGATGTTAAGAAAGACACAGCACTGATGTTAAGAATGACACAACACTGATGTTAAGAAAGACAAACACTGATGTTAAGAAAGACACATCactgattttaagaaagacaCAACACTGATGTTAAGAAAGACAACACTGATGTTAAGAAAGACACAACACTGATGTTAAGAATGACATAACACGGATGTTAAGAAAGACACAGCACGGATGTTAAGAATGACACAACAAGGCACaaagccataacatcattgaGGCGATATGTAATCTGTAGTAGGCATGGGGCATTCAGAGGCACTTGAGTGGAGATGCTGTGTGTCATTTCCAGtgtggtctctgtctgtctctgagggcCAGGGGTGCAACTCAAAAGTCTATACCCTCTATTCCTCGTATCCCCTCTCCACGCCTCCTCACAACGTCAGAGCGAGGCAGAAGTCCATTCAAATATCGTATCGCCTCTTGTCTTCTCCATTGCTCTCCTCCCTTACCTCGTACGCCGTGTCCAATGAGGAACCGAGGAAAAAACTTTTGAGATTCACCCCAGGAGTGAGGAGGGTAGAGGGGTCCCCAGGactgaggagggtagaggagtccCCAGGACTGAGGAGGGGTCCTCAGGCATCAGCGTGgagtgaggagggtggaggggtccTCAGGCAGCAGAGTGGAGGGTGGAAGGGTCCTCAAGCAGCGGAGTGgagtgaggagggtggaggggtccTCAGGCATCAGCCATTGAGGGAGGAGGGTGAAGGGGTCCTCAGGCAGCAGAGTGCAGGGTGGAGGGGTCCTCAAGCAGCGGAGTGGGAGACAAAGCGGATCCTCTGGGAGTAGATTAGGTCGCTGAAGTACAGCACCATGTTGACATGGGTGAACACCGCCACCACCAGCTTGCTGTCCCAGGGACAGTTCTCCCAGGGACAGCCGTCGGGACGACCCGGCGTGCCATACTTCCTGTCGAAGCTAAAGATGGGCCACACCAGGGCGGCACTCAGGTACAGCAGCGTCGCCAGGAACGTGTAGATGATCACGAAGCGGTCGAAGGGGAAACGCAGGGGCAGAGCCGAGGCTTTTCCTGACACGGTCACAGCGATCACGACCACGGTGATGGAGAAGCACAGGCTGTAGACCACCACGCAGTAATGAGTGGGGATGTGGCGGTTGTACTCGCTGCCGTTGGCCAGGGCCCCAAATATAATGCAGGCCACGAAGGCCTGGACCACCTTGAGCAGGCCTGACATGGTGGCCATGTAGCCCACCACATGGCCGGGTTTGGCCCGGGTCAGGAACACCTCAGCCGCGTAGGCGAAGCAGCAGAAACTGGAGCACACGGTGACAGCGATGCGGTAGTTGCGCACCTCGCAGCCCCCGTCCGACTTGGAGCACTGAGAGCGCAGGAAGTAGACGGGGTAGACTACGGAGGCGGCGACATACATGAGTGTGGCGAGCATGGCGAACGCCACAGTGAGGTTGTCCCAGGAAATGGGCATGCAGCAGGGGAGGCGTGTCACATCCATGGTGAACACCAGCAGGGTCATGGCGAAGCAGAAGCACCACACAAACATGCAGTAGATACCATAGGCGTGGTTGTATCCGGCGCTATGGGCCACCAGGGCTATGATGGTGCAGCCCAGGAGGAGCTGGAGCATACGGGCCGCTCCTAGAGGAGACAGCACCGCCGCCTTGTTCAGGTAGTGTCCGCCTTGGGAGTCCATGGTCACACCTCCTGTCCCCTAATTACCAAAAGCTGTCTGGGTGTATCTTCTTCCCAATGGTGACTCCAGGCAGCCTCCTTCCCTTCAGGTTAGGTGTCGTTGCCCCGGCCTTGGGGGTCTGGGTGTCACTTACACTCAACAATGCCCCCAGGCAGCCTCCTTCCTATGCCCCCAGGCAGCCTCTTTCCTTTGCCCCCAGGCAGCCTCCTTCCTATGCCTCCAgacagcccccctccctccctcccttcaagTTGGGTGTCCTTGGCCTgactctccccctttctctctctctgtgtggggacCTCGCCCTTTGCCTGGCTCTTTTTATAGACAGGTCTAATTACAAATCTCTCTTTATGTTTCCCTGCATGCACCTTGTAATTACTGCAGTGTGTTGGAGATCAGGTTACAGTCGGCCACAATGGTGTTCAACTTACAACGCAGTCAGAGCCTTGAGCAGTGCTGATTTCATCTTCCCTGTCAACAGTTTAGCAATTTTGGATTCTCAAATAACATCAAATCTTGTAACTTCTTTGCTTCTCTAACGGTAATAATTGAATGTTGACCCAAGTGATCTGTCTAGTTTCTTACAGATGCTTGTATCAATAATCACATATCGAGGTAAAGTCACAGATCGAGATTGACGGTGGCCAGATATAACATTACCCTTGTGTTTTAACTGAAAAGTCCAACTCAGTCACAAAGGGTCTTGTCATTCACTTCTCCTTCAGGTTATGGAAGCGCAACAAGTTCCTCGCTCCCAACACGTCACTCCAGAGATCCAGAGCCCAACAATCCATCAACAGGCTCATTGAAACGCAGTACAGTTACATGAACATGGGGGAGTCCTCCGATAATAACCCATTATAGAACGGGGGGGGTAGGTTGTTGTTCTGGTTGTAGTCCTGTGTCCCATGTGGGCAGCTGTACTTGGCTTGTCAAGGTCCAATACTGATCAGCTCTGTCCTTGTAATCCTTCCACTGCCAGGACCTAAGCTCCCTGGAAAAGTCCTCCTCACTGTCTGATCTCTGTCTcgtgtctcttcttctctctctcacacgctatttctctctccctccctccctctttctctctctcccactgcctctcaccctctctcctgatgtgttctctctctctcaaatacacacacacaccctctctctcctacatGACAGTATGTGCCCCATAGGCTGCTAGGGAAAGTTATTTAAATGACTGCTCTGCCCAGCTCAGGGTTATGGGCCAGGCCGGGTCTATAAATAGGGGACTATATTCCACAGAGGAATGGGGTGGGAGCCCACATGTCCAGGTCCGCCCCCATCAGGCACCAGCGTGGAGAGTCGTGTTTCTGGGACAGAGGGAACTTACTTAGagtcagactctctctctctctctttttctgtttctctctatcatgCTCAGTCTCTCACTGGGAGACTGCCTGGCATTTATCCCCAACGTAATGACAGGGGAAAGAGCCCAAGACGGCCATTTGGGCCAGCAGTTATATACAGGTCCTAGGGACGATTATACATGAGATACTAGTAGCTACCAGCTTTGAGCTGAGTTTTGAGATTGAGTTTCATGTGACAGTCAAGGTATAGTAACTAATTGAAATTCATTTGTAAATCAAATAAAAGCCTGATAAGATGTTGAGTTTCTACATTTgaaccatttagcagacacttagcCAGAGCTATGTAAGTGCATTTAGAATAAGGTAGGTAGGGAAAGTAACATCTTCAAGATAGACGCCATCTCCACTATCAGTTTCTACCCTaatacatatgtgtgtgtactgtgtgagtCAAGGAGTCCACTATCAGTTTCTACCCTaatacatatgtgtgtgtactgtgtgagtCAAGGAGTCCACTATCAGTTTCTACCCTaatacatatgtgtgtgtactgtgtgagtCAAGGAGTCCACTATCAGTTTCTACCCTaatacatatgtgtgtgtactgtgtgagtCAAGGAGTCCACTATCAGTTTCTACCCTaatacatatgtgtgtgtactgtgtgagtCAAGGAGTCCACTATCAGTTTCTACCCTaatacatatgtgtgtgtactgtgtgagtCAAGGAGTCCACTATCAGTTTCTACCCTaatacatatgtgtgtgtactgtgtgagtCAAGGAGTCCACTATCAGTTTCTACCCTaatacatatgtgtgtgtactgtgtgagtCAAGGAGTCCACTATCAGTTTCTACCCTaatacatatgtgtgtgtactgtgtgagtCAAGGAGTCCACTATCAGTTTCTACCCTaatacatatgtgtgtgtactgtgtgagtCAAGGAGTCCACTATCAGTTTCTACCCTaatacatatgtgtgtgtactgtgtgagtCAAGGAGTCCACTATCAGTTTCTACCCTaatacatatgtgtgtgtactgtgtgagtCAAGGAGTCCACTATTGGTACTGTAGATTGAGGCagaatggtgaagacatcaaagagACAAGAAAACGTTTCTTTTGAAATAATTGTAATGTGTCCTTTCTTTAAAGTCTGATACAAAGACTTGCAATCAACacaaagagaaaaaaaaacagcaatATATTTACAATTTACAAAGAATCACTTCTCTGTGAATATAGCACTTATAAATATGATTTACATAACAAAATAAATATGTAAATTATCAATGTAGCTTGAGTTTTCTCTGTTAAAAAATATGTTACAGAACAAAATGACAATGAGTAATACCTTTCCTTCTCTGGCGTCTGCTGAAAGAGGACCTTTAAAACATAGTTTATACGACTTAACATTGAGCATTACAGTACATACAACATTATCATTATATTAAAAAGTCATTTTCTATTCAAAAATATAAAGAAAAGGAGTTACAATAGTGAACACTTAAAAGTAACCTATACACTCAGACAAAAATAATCCAGTATGTGATGTTCTTCTCCATTTGAATGGAAATTGCATTGATTCTACAGTTTGTTGTTCAACAAAGCCCATCTAATGTGTAGTTCACCTTCTGATGTGATGATATACTGCATGGAAACTGTCATGGCTGACTAAAAAGGAGTATAGCTGATGATTCTGTTGAGAGGTAAAGAGGACTACATAAATTGGCACTGTGGTATAACTATTAGTGGGCCTGTGTGAGTGACCTACAGAACCTGGATTCATGCGGTTTTTGTTTCATTTTCAGATACTTTGAGTGTTTGATTGAGCCTGCGTGGAGGAGTGCTAGCTGGGGAGGGTGAGTGgcttgcacttttgggactattctattgtTTCCATTGTGCCAGACATGCTAAATCAAGGCCCACCAGCACTGAGACCCATCTGAGCACCACAAATCAGGGAGAGCACCGTAGAACTCTAGACTGGCACGGTGTGGAAATGAGATCCTACTTTATGGTCAATCATAGAATCAGAATTCCTCTAGAATTCTGTTTCTGTGTTCAATAGCTTTAGGATCTGAACCATGTATACCCGTGTCAAGGTAAGGACTGTAGTTACCGGTATAATGGACTCTTCTCTACCACAACCATCTGAATCATCATTTCTTTAGTTGGAAGCCCCATGAGAAACCTTTGTTTGAACTTTCATGATGTTCCTCCAATTGCCAATAGGTGACACCCAATCACTACCTTTGGTGGTTGTGTCAAAGTTCTCAGTGGTCCTCATACAATTCCTGCGGTTTTCAAATTAACCTGAACGTGTCTTGCTCATTATATAAAGGTTCATTCCGGTTTCGCAATCTCACTGGTCAATTCCGGGTTGCAGTCGTGATGTTATGCCTTTATGATACCGCATCAAGCCATAGAGTAACAAACTGTCAGCCAGCTGGTGATTTGTTTAATGTGTTGCCTAGCATCACATTAAGAACAGTCTGATGCTGTTGTTGTTACAGTGTGCTGTGGTGACGATCTGGGGTGAGAGCTGGGTTGCTGCATTCTTCctttctcatcctccctctctctttccactcttTCCCCTCCACTGCTTTGGAGATGAGACGGGGGTAAATACTGACCCTGTTCAGGAGGGTGCAAGGGTTACAGAACGTTCAGATAGATATGTGTTGTGTAGATGTGATATCTGGCAAGTTCCTATTGGGAATCGTGTCTGATCTATTCGTTCCAGTTCTATCTGTAACATTCTGAACGTTTCACCTCACTGAATAATCCACAGTTGTTTCCATGTTattgttgcatcccaaatggcaccctagtgcctggtcaaaagtagtgcactatatagggaatagggtggcatttgggaagcAGTCACTGCCTCCTTAGAGAAGGACTACTTGTCCAGTGCTTTCCACACCTTTAATGTGTGTAT contains:
- the LOC116365190 gene encoding myeloid-associated differentiation marker-like protein 2 — encoded protein: MDSQGGHYLNKAAVLSPLGAARMLQLLLGCTIIALVAHSAGYNHAYGIYCMFVWCFCFAMTLLVFTMDVTRLPCCMPISWDNLTVAFAMLATLMYVAASVVYPVYFLRSQCSKSDGGCEVRNYRIAVTVCSSFCCFAYAAEVFLTRAKPGHVVGYMATMSGLLKVVQAFVACIIFGALANGSEYNRHIPTHYCVVVYSLCFSITVVVIAVTVSGKASALPLRFPFDRFVIIYTFLATLLYLSAALVWPIFSFDRKYGTPGRPDGCPWENCPWDSKLVVAVFTHVNMVLYFSDLIYSQRIRFVSHSAA